The Longimicrobiaceae bacterium genome has a window encoding:
- the rplM gene encoding 50S ribosomal protein L13, producing the protein MKTYSVKAGEIERRWFVVDAEGKVLGRLATEIARVLRGKHKPTYTPHLDTGDFVVVINADKVRLTGKKEDQKTYFRHTGYMGHEKFIPFRDMLAKHPERVLELAVKGMLPKNALGRQMRHKLKVYAGSEHPHQAQQPEPLNF; encoded by the coding sequence ATGAAGACGTATTCCGTAAAGGCCGGGGAGATCGAGCGGCGCTGGTTCGTCGTGGACGCCGAGGGCAAGGTCCTCGGGCGCCTGGCGACCGAGATCGCGCGCGTCCTCCGCGGCAAGCACAAGCCGACCTACACCCCGCACCTGGACACCGGCGACTTCGTGGTCGTCATCAACGCCGACAAGGTGCGGCTGACCGGGAAGAAGGAGGATCAGAAGACCTACTTCCGGCACACCGGGTACATGGGTCACGAGAAGTTCATCCCGTTCCGCGACATGCTCGCCAAGCACCCCGAGCGGGTGCTGGAGCTGGCGGTCAAGGGGATGCTTCCCAAGAACGCGCTGGGCCGGCAGATGCGCCACAAGCTCAAGGTGTACGCCGGTTCGGAGCACCCGCACCAGGCGCAGCAGCCGGAACCCCTCAACTTCTGA